Proteins from a single region of Desulfolutivibrio sulfoxidireducens:
- a CDS encoding RNA polymerase subunit sigma-24 yields MITFKAKQLTAHPGFSDADREDLEQELLLDLLRRQPKYDPARAQNNTFVARVVEHRTATLIEERKAGLRDYRLQAFSLNDLIEDEDGVRYERAETFDQDDYLLRTGRQSRSSDELRDLGIDMRSVVDQLPPKLRDLCQRLMRDSITDVSRETGIPRSTLYGVIDKVRVAFKDAGLEDYL; encoded by the coding sequence TTGATCACCTTCAAAGCCAAGCAACTGACCGCCCACCCCGGCTTCTCCGATGCGGACCGTGAGGACCTGGAGCAGGAACTGCTGCTCGACCTGCTGCGTCGTCAGCCCAAATACGATCCCGCCCGGGCTCAAAACAACACCTTCGTCGCACGGGTCGTGGAGCACCGCACGGCCACCCTCATCGAAGAGCGCAAAGCGGGCCTGCGCGATTATCGGCTCCAGGCGTTCTCCCTGAACGATCTCATCGAGGATGAAGACGGCGTGCGCTACGAACGCGCGGAAACCTTCGACCAGGACGACTACCTGTTGCGCACGGGACGACAGAGCCGATCATCCGATGAACTCCGGGACCTGGGCATCGACATGCGTTCGGTCGTGGATCAGTTGCCTCCCAAGCTGCGTGACCTGTGCCAGAGGCTGATGCGCGACTCCATCACCGACGTCTCGCGCGAAACCGGCATCCCGCGCTCGACCCTGTACGGCG